The Streptomyces sp. NBC_00286 nucleotide sequence CACCCGACGGCTGCTGGTGTGCTGGCAGTTGGGCGACGGTGATGTCGTAGTCCTCGACGCGGTCGGCACCCCGTACACCCCCCTGTACACCGGTCCCGACCTCGGCGACGAGACGGACTCCCTGTGCGCCGCCGAGTCCTGGCACCGTGCGCGCTGCCACTGGCAGCCCCTCACCAACGAGAGTCCGTCGGGCCTCCTGCTCTCCACCGACGGACTGTCCAAGAGCTTCACCGACCACCAGGGCTTCCTCGACTTCGCTGCCGGAGTGCAGGGCCGCGCGACCGAACTGGGGATGCCCGCCGTACGGACCCGGCTGCCGGACTGGCTCGGACGGGCCGCCCAGTACTCCGGGGACGACACGACACTCGTGGGCGCGTTCGAGGCCACCGACGCTTTCGCGCCCCAGCAGAACGACGCGCCAGATGTGAGCCACGAGAGGAACCGCGCATGGTGAACGGCATGCTCGCCGCCGGGCAGACCCTGGTGACCGAGGAGGGAGAGAAGGTCAAGGTCGCCGAGATGTTCGGCTCCGGCGGCCAGGGCGAGGTCTACCGGGTGAAGACCCGCAAGGGCGACCGCGCCGTCAAGTGGTACTACCCCCAGCTCGCCGACGGCCGCCAGCGGCAGATCCTCGAAGGGCTCATCGGGCGCGGCTGGGGCGACGACCGCTTCCTGTGGCCGCAGACCATCGTCGTCGACGCCGACGGCAAGCGGCCCGGCTTCGGGTACCTCATGGACGTACGCCCCGCCCGCTTCCACGACCTGCCCGCGCTGTTCCGCCGCGACCCCGCGCTCGCCGCCACCACCACGCGCACCCTCGTCATGGCCGCCCTGCACACGGTCGAGGCGTACCGCGCCCTGCACGCCAAGGGCATCGCCTACCGCGACATCAACTGGGGCAACATCTTCTTCGACCCGCACACCGGTGACGTCCTCGTGTGCGACAACGACAACGCGGTCGTCGAGGGCGAGAGTACGGGCGTCGCGGGCACGATGGACTTCATGGCGCCGGAACTCGTGCGCGGCGACCAGGGCGCCCAGCCCGGCATCCAGAGCGACCTCCACTCCCTGGCCGTCCTGCTCTTCCTGCTGCTGATGAACCATCACCCGCTCGAGGGCGCACTGGCGTTGCAGATCCGCTGCCTGGACGAGGCGGCCCGGCGCAAGCTGTACGGGACCGATCCGGTCTTCATCTACGACCCGTCCGACGCACGCAACCGGCCGGTGCCCGAGGAGCAGCAGACCGTCGTCGCCACCTGGGGTGCCCTTCCGCCCGTACTGCGCGGACTGTTCGAGCAGACCTTCACCGACGGGCTGAAGAAGCCCTCGCTGCGGGTGCGCGAAGGGCAGTGGCGGGACGCCCTCAGCGAGGCCCTCGACACGATCTGCCTCTGTGCGGGCTGCGGCCGACAGAACCTGACCGAACCGGACGGGCCCGCGCCCGCCTGCTGGAGCTG carries:
- a CDS encoding serine/threonine-protein kinase, whose amino-acid sequence is MVNGMLAAGQTLVTEEGEKVKVAEMFGSGGQGEVYRVKTRKGDRAVKWYYPQLADGRQRQILEGLIGRGWGDDRFLWPQTIVVDADGKRPGFGYLMDVRPARFHDLPALFRRDPALAATTTRTLVMAALHTVEAYRALHAKGIAYRDINWGNIFFDPHTGDVLVCDNDNAVVEGESTGVAGTMDFMAPELVRGDQGAQPGIQSDLHSLAVLLFLLLMNHHPLEGALALQIRCLDEAARRKLYGTDPVFIYDPSDARNRPVPEEQQTVVATWGALPPVLRGLFEQTFTDGLKKPSLRVREGQWRDALSEALDTICLCAGCGRQNLTEPDGPAPACWSCGRTVSLPPRLRLTTGTATSRSRPRSIRLGAQARMYAHHLDVDPERHDFTAVVAEVTEHPKQRGRFGITNRTGRRWTARRADGSVHDVDPGKTIGLSTGLQLEFGGGAEAVVQD